In Chloracidobacterium sp., one genomic interval encodes:
- the asd gene encoding aspartate-semialdehyde dehydrogenase, with the protein MSKYRVGILGATGTVGQRFCQLLEGHPQFEITALAASDRSAGKPYSEACAWKLPGNIPPNVRDIVVSPIEPPLDCDIVFSSLPSSVARETEEAFARAGYPVISNSSSYRMDEDVPLLIPEINADHVGLITKQQQNRGFAKGFIVTNPNCAVVSFAPPLAALHRRFGVDSCVITTFQAISGAGYPGVASLDITDNVLPYIAGEEPKVEIEAQKILGTFTESGIKHADFPVSAQCFRVNVVDGHMISVRVDLKETADLEQVVDAMSMFPSLGLHSSPARFIQVTDEPSRPQTRLDRNNGNGMTITVGRIFPDTVFDYKFVSLSHNTVRGAAGSAVLNAELLISKGII; encoded by the coding sequence GTGAGTAAATATCGCGTAGGAATTCTTGGTGCCACGGGCACTGTCGGGCAGCGTTTCTGCCAATTGTTGGAAGGGCATCCGCAGTTTGAGATAACGGCGCTTGCCGCGTCGGATCGTTCTGCGGGCAAGCCGTATTCCGAGGCGTGCGCGTGGAAGCTGCCGGGCAACATTCCGCCGAATGTACGCGACATCGTCGTGTCGCCGATCGAGCCGCCGCTCGACTGCGATATTGTATTTTCAAGCCTGCCGTCGAGCGTGGCGCGCGAAACAGAGGAGGCGTTCGCGCGTGCGGGCTATCCGGTCATCTCGAATTCATCGAGCTACCGTATGGATGAGGACGTGCCGCTGCTGATCCCCGAGATCAACGCCGACCATGTGGGGCTTATTACGAAGCAGCAGCAGAACCGCGGCTTTGCGAAGGGTTTTATCGTAACGAACCCGAACTGTGCGGTGGTATCGTTCGCACCGCCGCTCGCGGCGCTTCACAGGCGTTTCGGCGTCGATTCCTGCGTGATAACGACATTTCAGGCGATCTCGGGTGCGGGTTATCCCGGTGTGGCATCGCTTGATATCACGGACAATGTCCTGCCATACATCGCCGGCGAAGAGCCGAAGGTCGAGATCGAAGCACAGAAGATACTAGGCACATTTACCGAAAGCGGTATCAAGCACGCTGATTTTCCGGTGTCGGCGCAGTGTTTCCGCGTGAATGTCGTTGACGGCCATATGATCTCCGTCCGCGTCGATCTGAAAGAGACCGCCGACCTTGAGCAGGTCGTCGATGCGATGAGTATGTTCCCGTCGCTGGGCCTTCATTCGTCGCCTGCCAGGTTCATTCAAGTTACCGACGAACCTTCGCGGCCTCAAACACGACTAGACCGCAATAACGGCAACGGAATGACCATCACAGTCGGACGAATTTTTCCCGACACCGTTTTCGACTATAAATTCGTAAGCTTAAGCCACAATACCGTTCGCGGCGCCGCCGGTTCTGCGGTGTTGAATGCCGAACTGCTGATTTCGAAGGGCATTATCTAG
- a CDS encoding 4-hydroxy-tetrahydrodipicolinate synthase, with protein MRGCATALVTPFRKDGSFDEDVFRKLAARQIKGGVKILVPCGTTGESATMDEAERLDVIRAAVAVAKSLKANVIAGTGSNNTAATIDFTRKAREAGADAALIVAPYYNKPTQEGMFAHFSEVAKSVREMPIMLYNVPSRTSSNISAETTLRLAEKHDNIVATKEASGNFSQIMEIIRRRPKNFRVFSGDDASTVPLISLGADGLVSVIANELPKETSKMVEHALNGSFHFARKIHYKILPLMEANFIEASPAPCKFVMKELGLCEENIRLPLVPVTEPTRNRLRAIIKELKL; from the coding sequence ATGCGGGGATGCGCCACCGCATTGGTAACGCCGTTCCGCAAGGACGGCTCGTTTGACGAGGATGTTTTTCGAAAGCTCGCCGCTCGCCAGATAAAAGGCGGTGTGAAAATTCTCGTGCCGTGCGGGACAACGGGCGAAAGCGCGACGATGGATGAGGCCGAGCGGCTCGATGTCATACGCGCTGCGGTCGCCGTTGCGAAGAGCTTGAAGGCAAACGTGATCGCCGGAACGGGCAGCAACAATACAGCTGCTACGATCGATTTCACGCGAAAGGCCCGCGAAGCCGGTGCTGATGCCGCACTTATCGTCGCTCCCTACTACAACAAGCCGACGCAGGAAGGGATGTTCGCCCATTTTAGCGAGGTGGCAAAGAGCGTTCGGGAGATGCCGATAATGCTCTACAATGTGCCTTCGCGAACCTCGTCGAATATCTCGGCGGAGACGACACTGCGGCTTGCCGAGAAACACGATAACATTGTCGCGACAAAAGAGGCGTCCGGCAATTTCTCGCAGATAATGGAGATCATTCGCCGACGGCCGAAGAACTTTCGCGTATTTTCGGGTGATGATGCGTCCACCGTGCCTCTGATCTCACTCGGTGCGGACGGCCTTGTTTCGGTGATCGCCAACGAACTGCCCAAAGAGACATCAAAGATGGTCGAGCATGCCCTGAACGGCTCATTCCATTTTGCACGCAAAATTCATTACAAGATCTTGCCGCTGATGGAAGCGAATTTCATCGAAGCTTCGCCGGCACCGTGCAAATTCGTGATGAAAGAACTCGGCCTCTGCGAAGAAAACATCCGTCTGCCGCTCGTGCCGGTGACCGAACCGACTCGCAATCGACTGCGCGCCATTATCAAGGAATTGAAGTTGTAA
- a CDS encoding adenylosuccinate lyase: MIERYTLPEMAGVWSPGNKFQKWLDVEIAVCEVHAEDGTIPADALVEIKSKAAFTVERISEIEKTTDHDVIAFTTNLAENIGPASRFVHYGLTSSDVVDTANALLLKESCEILFAKIDALMDVIKRRAYEFKDTPQIGRTHGIHAEPTSFGLTWALWYEDMKINRRRLISAHEAVSKGKISGAVGAFAHLSPDVERRVCERLGLAPAKASTQVIQRESYAEYLCTLAIIASTLEKIALQVRHWQRTEVREAQEAFKKGQKGSSAMPHKRNPILSERICGMARTVRANSIVGLENVALWHERDISHSSAERVVLPDSSAAVDYMLAKAAGLLDTLIVYPENMLKNLELTHGLVFSGQLMLALTQKGVTREDAYTYTQRNAMKVWDEGGDYRDLIKKDGDITSRLSADEIDRVFDLRHYLRNLDEVFARVFD; this comes from the coding sequence ATGATCGAACGTTATACGTTGCCCGAGATGGCCGGTGTGTGGTCGCCCGGAAATAAGTTTCAGAAGTGGCTGGATGTTGAGATCGCTGTGTGCGAGGTGCATGCGGAGGACGGGACGATACCGGCGGACGCTTTGGTTGAGATCAAGTCGAAAGCGGCGTTCACCGTCGAGCGAATAAGCGAGATCGAGAAAACGACCGACCACGACGTGATCGCGTTCACGACGAATCTGGCTGAGAATATCGGGCCGGCGTCGCGGTTTGTGCATTACGGGCTGACTTCGAGCGACGTTGTGGACACGGCGAATGCTCTGCTGCTGAAAGAATCGTGCGAGATACTGTTCGCAAAGATCGACGCACTGATGGATGTGATAAAGCGGCGTGCGTATGAGTTCAAGGACACGCCGCAGATAGGCCGCACCCACGGCATTCACGCCGAACCGACATCGTTCGGGCTGACGTGGGCGTTGTGGTACGAAGATATGAAGATCAACCGCCGGCGATTGATCTCGGCGCACGAGGCCGTCTCGAAAGGAAAGATATCAGGTGCCGTCGGTGCGTTCGCTCATCTGTCGCCGGACGTGGAACGAAGGGTCTGCGAACGGCTCGGCCTCGCGCCCGCTAAGGCTTCGACCCAGGTCATTCAACGCGAATCGTACGCCGAATACCTGTGTACGCTTGCGATCATCGCCTCGACCTTGGAAAAGATCGCATTGCAGGTGCGGCATTGGCAGCGGACGGAGGTTCGCGAGGCTCAGGAGGCTTTTAAGAAAGGCCAGAAAGGTTCGTCGGCGATGCCGCACAAACGAAACCCGATACTTTCCGAACGCATCTGCGGAATGGCACGCACGGTGCGCGCGAATTCGATCGTCGGGCTCGAGAACGTGGCTCTGTGGCACGAACGCGACATCTCGCATTCTTCGGCAGAACGCGTGGTCCTTCCCGATTCATCCGCAGCGGTCGATTACATGCTTGCGAAGGCGGCGGGCCTGCTCGATACACTCATCGTCTATCCTGAAAATATGCTCAAGAATCTTGAGCTGACGCACGGGCTTGTCTTCAGCGGCCAACTGATGCTCGCTTTGACGCAGAAAGGCGTAACACGCGAGGACGCCTACACCTACACGCAACGAAACGCGATGAAGGTCTGGGACGAAGGCGGCGATTACCGCGACTTGATAAAGAAAGACGGGGACATCACATCACGCCTTTCGGCGGATGAGATAGACCGCGTCTTTGATCTGCGACACTACTTACGCAATCTCGATGAGGTTTTCGCCCGCGTGTTCGATTAA
- a CDS encoding pyridoxal phosphate-dependent aminotransferase gives MKPARKDEAYMPPQRMRGLQPTLIRQFFERALPDSINFGLGEPDLPTPQFIRDEAARIARDEQNGYTSHPGLPALRDKIAEQYPHLELPRTGVVVTCGSQEAMTDAFMCVVDEGDEVLLPDPSFPAYDACTRIAQGVPVYYRMPADGSFGFDIEEFRSKITERTRAAVVISPSNPTGRVLTEQDLRDIAAALEGTGIWLISDEIYSELYFGDRPHSASEYYDRTIIVSGLSKSLSMTGWRLGWAAGKDAEMMNAIQVMHGYTTVCAATIVQKASLLAWTPEAEAAKQHARDIYKRRGEFLVDLFEKELGLKATSPEGAFYTMLDVRSLGSDLEIAEKCLQNRVVTVPGVAFGKEAKGFLRISFCNTEENMAEGVRRMKEAFDR, from the coding sequence ATGAAGCCGGCACGAAAGGACGAGGCATATATGCCGCCGCAGCGGATGCGCGGCCTGCAGCCGACACTGATTCGGCAGTTCTTCGAGCGGGCGCTGCCTGATTCGATCAATTTCGGTCTGGGCGAACCTGACCTGCCGACACCGCAGTTCATCCGCGACGAAGCGGCACGCATCGCTCGTGACGAGCAGAACGGCTACACGTCGCATCCGGGCCTTCCGGCGTTGCGCGATAAGATCGCCGAACAGTATCCGCACTTGGAACTGCCGCGCACGGGTGTCGTGGTAACGTGCGGTTCGCAAGAGGCGATGACCGACGCCTTTATGTGCGTGGTCGATGAGGGAGACGAAGTGCTGCTGCCGGACCCGAGCTTTCCGGCATACGACGCATGCACGCGTATCGCACAAGGCGTGCCGGTTTATTACCGTATGCCGGCAGACGGCAGCTTTGGTTTTGATATCGAAGAATTCAGGTCAAAGATCACTGAACGTACACGAGCGGCAGTCGTTATCTCGCCGTCAAACCCGACGGGCCGCGTTCTGACCGAACAGGATCTTCGCGACATCGCCGCGGCCCTGGAAGGAACGGGCATTTGGCTTATTTCCGACGAGATCTACAGCGAGCTTTATTTTGGTGATCGCCCGCACTCAGCGAGTGAGTATTATGATCGGACGATCATCGTCAGCGGCTTATCAAAGTCGCTATCTATGACCGGCTGGCGTCTCGGATGGGCTGCAGGCAAGGACGCCGAGATGATGAACGCGATACAAGTGATGCACGGCTACACAACTGTGTGTGCGGCGACGATAGTTCAAAAAGCGAGCCTGCTCGCGTGGACGCCCGAAGCCGAGGCTGCGAAACAGCACGCACGCGACATCTACAAACGACGCGGCGAATTCTTGGTCGATCTTTTTGAAAAGGAACTTGGACTGAAAGCGACTTCGCCCGAAGGGGCTTTTTACACGATGCTCGATGTACGCAGCCTTGGCAGTGATTTGGAGATCGCCGAAAAATGCCTGCAAAACCGTGTCGTAACCGTACCGGGCGTTGCGTTCGGCAAAGAGGCAAAAGGCTTCCTTCGCATTTCGTTCTGCAATACGGAAGAAAACATGGCAGAAGGCGTCAGGCGAATGAAAGAGGCTTTCGATAGGTAA
- a CDS encoding dihydrodipicolinate reductase, with amino-acid sequence MKLALIGHGAMGKLVERLAVEGGDEIVAVIADGEAALSAAALAEKLRGADAVIDFSTAAAVKRNVEAVMIAEAAAVIGTTGWQNERDAIEQMVALHNGSLVFGANFSTGVNLFYRVAEFAAELFAKFPEYEVFIEEQHHSRKKDAPSGTALKIEEIVRDEIGPDRNISVAATRAGNIPGTHRVGFDGPADQILLEHTARSREGFARGSLMAAKWIVGKKGFFEFTDVIGDILNV; translated from the coding sequence ATGAAACTAGCACTTATCGGCCACGGTGCCATGGGCAAGCTCGTCGAACGGCTTGCCGTCGAAGGCGGTGATGAGATCGTCGCTGTTATCGCCGACGGTGAAGCCGCGTTGTCGGCGGCGGCTTTGGCTGAAAAGCTTCGCGGTGCCGATGCGGTGATCGATTTTTCAACGGCGGCGGCGGTGAAGCGAAATGTCGAGGCCGTTATGATCGCCGAAGCGGCCGCGGTCATCGGCACGACCGGCTGGCAGAACGAACGTGATGCGATCGAGCAGATGGTTGCGTTGCATAACGGCAGCCTCGTCTTCGGAGCGAATTTTTCGACGGGCGTAAACCTTTTCTACCGTGTGGCAGAATTCGCGGCCGAGCTGTTCGCGAAGTTTCCTGAGTACGAGGTGTTCATCGAGGAGCAGCACCATTCGCGAAAAAAGGACGCTCCGAGCGGCACCGCACTCAAGATAGAAGAGATCGTCCGAGACGAGATCGGCCCGGACAGGAATATCTCCGTCGCCGCAACTCGCGCCGGCAACATTCCGGGAACGCACCGTGTCGGCTTTGACGGCCCGGCAGATCAGATTTTACTCGAACATACGGCCCGTTCGCGCGAAGGCTTTGCCCGCGGATCGCTGATGGCTGCCAAATGGATCGTCGGAAAGAAAGGTTTTTTTGAATTTACCGATGTGATCGGTGATATCCTTAACGTATGA
- a CDS encoding RNB domain-containing ribonuclease, with amino-acid sequence MNDSGHKNWLGERAYETVTRNGFEPDFSAAVAAQLKEIVARRDPEPAPNITDLRDTLWSSIDNKTSKDLDQIEWAEQLENGDIRLLVGIADVAAFVEKDTPIDRHAKQNTVTVYTETRIFPMLPEELSTDITSLVEGEDRLAVVADMIVKENGDVPDTKFFRALVRNHAKLDYESVGEWLEGRGQIPQKIADTVGLEAQIRLQNAAAVRLGEYRARKGALDFESIESSAVVEDGEVREIRAVEPNAARKLIENFMIATNVEMAEFLERENVASLRRVVEAPERWDGIVRIAAEYGEQLPSEPDLPAFSAFLARRKQADPERFPDLSLSLIKLIGAGRCVVQRPGEDAGGHFGLAVNDYAHSTAPNRRFTDIVVQRIVKAVIAGEQQPYTPEELDDIAEQANLQAKAARKVERRMRKIVAAAVLQHHIGQEYDAIVTGDTKAGIFARILRPPVDGMVVRGQKRLDVGDKVRVKLLSANPQNGFIDFAVER; translated from the coding sequence ATGAACGATTCCGGACATAAGAACTGGCTCGGCGAACGGGCCTACGAGACAGTCACCCGTAATGGTTTTGAACCCGATTTTTCTGCCGCAGTCGCTGCGCAGCTCAAAGAGATCGTGGCGAGACGCGATCCTGAGCCAGCACCGAACATCACCGACCTTCGCGATACGCTCTGGTCGTCGATCGATAACAAAACTTCAAAGGATCTCGACCAGATCGAGTGGGCCGAGCAGCTTGAGAATGGCGATATCCGCTTGCTTGTTGGGATCGCGGACGTTGCCGCATTCGTCGAGAAAGACACGCCGATCGATCGTCACGCAAAGCAGAATACGGTAACGGTTTACACCGAGACACGCATCTTTCCGATGCTTCCCGAAGAGCTCTCGACCGATATCACTTCGCTTGTCGAGGGTGAGGATCGTCTCGCGGTCGTTGCCGATATGATCGTCAAAGAGAATGGCGATGTGCCGGACACCAAATTCTTTCGTGCGTTGGTGCGGAATCACGCAAAGCTCGATTACGAATCAGTCGGCGAATGGCTCGAAGGTCGAGGCCAGATCCCGCAGAAGATCGCCGATACCGTCGGGCTTGAAGCCCAGATCAGGCTTCAGAATGCTGCGGCAGTTCGTCTCGGCGAATATCGTGCGAGGAAGGGAGCACTCGATTTCGAATCCATCGAATCCTCGGCGGTCGTCGAGGATGGCGAGGTTCGCGAGATACGGGCCGTGGAGCCGAACGCGGCTCGCAAGCTCATTGAGAATTTTATGATCGCGACGAACGTTGAGATGGCGGAGTTTCTCGAACGCGAGAATGTCGCCTCGCTCCGACGCGTCGTCGAAGCTCCCGAGCGTTGGGACGGGATCGTTCGAATTGCCGCCGAATATGGCGAACAACTGCCCTCCGAACCGGATCTTCCGGCGTTCTCAGCCTTTTTGGCTCGTCGAAAGCAGGCTGACCCGGAACGCTTTCCCGACCTTTCGCTCTCGCTGATCAAGCTGATCGGTGCGGGCCGATGTGTTGTCCAAAGGCCGGGCGAGGATGCAGGCGGGCATTTCGGCCTCGCGGTAAATGATTACGCACATTCGACCGCTCCGAATCGCAGGTTCACCGACATCGTCGTCCAGCGCATCGTCAAAGCCGTCATCGCGGGCGAGCAGCAGCCCTACACACCCGAAGAACTCGACGATATTGCCGAGCAAGCGAACCTTCAGGCGAAAGCTGCGCGTAAGGTTGAGCGTCGTATGAGAAAGATCGTTGCGGCCGCCGTCCTGCAGCATCACATCGGCCAGGAATACGACGCGATCGTTACCGGAGACACGAAAGCCGGCATATTTGCACGAATACTTCGTCCGCCTGTGGATGGAATGGTCGTTCGCGGACAAAAGCGTCTTGATGTCGGCGATAAGGTCCGAGTGAAGCTGCTCTCCGCCAACCCGCAGAACGGCTTTATCGATTTCGCCGTCGAACGCTGA
- a CDS encoding 2,3,4,5-tetrahydropyridine-2,6-dicarboxylate N-succinyltransferase — protein MKELREEIEQMFAKTEFDAADREVYEAFKLALRRGEIRSAEKDADGNWHANSWVKQGILLGFRMGKMVELSQPTETLQFFDKDTFPLRPMSLADGVRIVVGGSAIRDGSYVAPSVVVMPPAYINVGSYIDEGTMVDSHALVGSCAQIGKRVHLSAAAQIGGVLEPVNATPVVIEDDVLVGGNTGVYEGTIVRERAVLASGVILTRSTPVFDLPNNRIIKAAEGGSLEIPAGAVVVQGSRAVSNDFGHENGLSIYCPIIVKYRDEKTDAATKLEDYLR, from the coding sequence ATGAAGGAGCTTCGAGAAGAGATCGAACAGATGTTCGCGAAGACTGAGTTTGATGCTGCGGATCGCGAGGTTTACGAAGCATTCAAGCTCGCGTTGCGGCGTGGTGAGATTCGCTCGGCTGAAAAAGATGCGGACGGGAATTGGCACGCAAACTCTTGGGTGAAGCAGGGAATTCTGCTCGGCTTTCGAATGGGAAAGATGGTCGAGCTTTCGCAGCCGACAGAGACGCTTCAATTCTTTGACAAGGACACGTTTCCCTTACGGCCGATGTCGCTCGCGGATGGTGTTCGCATCGTGGTCGGCGGTTCGGCGATCCGAGATGGCAGCTATGTTGCGCCGAGCGTCGTCGTAATGCCGCCCGCGTATATCAATGTCGGTTCGTACATTGACGAAGGCACGATGGTCGATAGTCATGCTCTTGTCGGCTCTTGTGCGCAGATCGGCAAGCGCGTGCATCTATCCGCCGCGGCGCAGATCGGCGGCGTGCTCGAGCCGGTGAATGCAACGCCTGTCGTCATCGAGGACGACGTTCTTGTCGGCGGCAATACGGGAGTCTATGAGGGCACGATCGTCCGGGAGCGTGCCGTGCTCGCAAGCGGCGTCATCCTGACGCGTTCGACGCCGGTGTTCGATCTTCCGAATAACCGAATAATAAAAGCGGCGGAAGGCGGTTCGCTCGAGATCCCGGCCGGTGCAGTCGTCGTGCAAGGTTCGCGTGCGGTCTCGAATGATTTCGGCCACGAGAATGGCCTCTCGATCTATTGCCCGATCATCGTCAAATATCGCGACGAGAAAACCGATGCCGCAACTAAGCTCGAGGACTACCTTCGTTAG